One Amaranthus tricolor cultivar Red isolate AtriRed21 chromosome 10, ASM2621246v1, whole genome shotgun sequence genomic window carries:
- the LOC130824951 gene encoding uncharacterized protein LOC130824951, which translates to MKEDIFDTVTQFFRVEGSLRHLNVTWVTLIPKKDSPTDIEDFRPISMVGCIYKIIAKILSSRLKDVVTPLIDESQNAFVRNRQILDGVLIANESLRWLKKNRISGALIKIDFKLAYDSIRWSFLRKVLEKLGFGRKWIAWIMECVSSASMSILVNGSPLRPFKMEKGLRQGDPLSPYLFILVTEALIYFLKQAHDMNMIEDVRIGKAKVSLKHLQFADDILLFTPKNPSCIINYFRILDIFALMSGLTLNYNKSAFISWRVEDYAWVEEMANVVGCLHKRPPFTYLGFPLGANFNKYNTWKPVLRNIENSLASWKWWWRFSESDNTLWKRIIQSVHDMIGEKASMENFSKVKSRMWASLMSNEPETVKICQMGFWEGNTWVWNLLWRRFLYDWESDDVHSLHLVIEQNGPKNNSENGVMWKRTHVASYPTKCIQESYNNSLGASIPKSLVSIVWQRFIPPRARLSVWLAYKEKLKTGDLLLEKGIIGPQNACCPFSNTELESNSHILFTCRFVWSTWMEILRWWNLSGPLHSTFSSFSIQWIGLLSDKKHKDIWSLSLGCVIWSLWYERNKIKFEEKIPNFHNFIMSLRSRIGLWAKEMLGTPGYAPNVIFNVDSFILQF; encoded by the exons ATGAAAGAGGATATCTTCGATACTGTCACACAGTTTTTCAGAGTAGAAGGGTCGCTGAGACACCTGAATGTAACTTGGGTTACCTTGATCCCAAAGAAAGATAGCCCCACAGACATTGAAGATTTTAGACCGATAAGTATGGTTGGGTGCATCTATAAAATAATAGCAAAAATCCTCTCCTCCCGGCTCAAGGATGTCGTTACCCCCCTCATCGACGAATCACAAAATGCTTTTGTCAGGAACAGGCAAATTCTAGATGGTGTGCTCATAGCAAATGAATCCTTACGATGGTTGAAGAAGAATAGAATCTCAGGAGCAttgatcaaaattgattttaaattggCTTATGATTCGATCAGGTGGTCGTTCCTTAGAAAGGTTTTGGAAAAGCTAGGCTTCGGCAGGAAATGGATAGCTTGGATCATGGAGTGTGTTTCCTCGGCATCAATGTCAATACTTGTAAATGGCTCCCCCCTACGCCCGTTCAAAATGGAAAAAGGTCTCAGACAAGGTGACCCTCTATCTCCTTATCTTTTCATACTTGTCACTGAAGCTCTCATCTACTTTCTTAAACAAGCACACGACATGAACATGATTGAGGATGTGAGAATTGGGAAAGCAAAGGTTAGTCTAAAACATCTTCAATTTGCTGACGATATCCTTTTATTTACTCCTAAAAATCCATCATGcatcataaattattttagaatacTGGATATTTTTGCTTTAATGTCGGGTCTAACCCTTAATTACAATAAGTCAGCTTTTATCTCATGGAGAGTAGAGGATTATGCTTGGGTAGAGGAAATGGCAAATGTTGTTGGCTGCTTGCATAAACGCCCCCCCTTTACTTATCTTGGTTTTCCTCTTGGTGCGAATTTCAATAAGTACAATACTTGGAAACCAGTTTTGCGAAATATCGAGAACAGTCTAGCATCGTGGAAG TGGTGGTGGAGATTCTCAGAGTCGGATAATACACTGTGGAAAAGAATTATTCAATCGGTCCATGATATGATTGGGGAAAAAGCATCGATGGAAAATTTCAGCAAAGTCAAATCTCGTATGTGGGCAAGCTTGATGAGCAATGAGCCGGAAACAGTCAAA ATATGCCAAATGGGATTTTGGGAAGGAAACACTTGGGTTTGGAACCTGCTTTGGCGACGTTTTTTGTATGATTGGGAGTCCGATGATGTACATTCTCTGCACTTAGTCATCGAACAAAATGGGCCGAAAAATAATTCAGAAAATGGGGTAATGTGGAAACGAACTCATGTTGCATCATACCCCACCAAATGCATTCAAGAATCCTACAATAACTCTCTTGGTGCATCCATTCCCAAATCTCTAGTTTCAATTGTATGGCAACGTTTTATCCCTCCCAGAGCAAGATTATCTGTGTGGCTGGCATATAAGGAGAAGTTGAAAACAGGGGATCTCCTTTTGGAGAAAGGAATCATTGGCCCGCAAAATGCATGTTGTCCCTTTTCCAATACTGAATTGGAATCAAACTCTCACATTCTTTTTACTTGCAGATTTGTTTGGAGCACATGGATGGAAATACTTAGATGGTGGAACCTTTCTGGACCTCTCCATAGCACTTTTTCAAGTTTCAGTATTCAATGGATTGGCTTGCTCAGTGATAAGAAGCACAAAGACATCTGGAGTCTTTCTCTTGGTTGCGTTATTTGGTCGTTGTGGTATGAAAGGAACAAGATAAAATTCGAAGAAAAGATCCCCAACTTTCATAATTTTATCATGTCACTGAGATCGAGAATAGGTCTTTGGGCAAAGGAGATGCTTGGTACCCCTGGCTATGCAccaaatgttatttttaatgtaGATTCTTTCATTCTGCAGTTTTGA